From the genome of Chelmon rostratus isolate fCheRos1 chromosome 1, fCheRos1.pri, whole genome shotgun sequence, one region includes:
- the LOC121606961 gene encoding mortality factor 4-like protein 1 → MAPKQDPKPKFQEGERVLCFHGPLLYEAKCVKINIKDKQIKYFIHYSGWNKNWDEWVPESRVLKYVDSNLAKQKELQKANQDHYVEGKMRGLAPSKKIAAVQQKNVDLKVKKAKQKTPGPGEGTSSGETPQGPRKKRARVDPTVESEEMFTNRVEVKVKIPEELKPWLVDDWDLITRQKQLFHLPAKKNVETVLEDYANYKKSKGNSDNKEYAVNEVVAGIREYFNVMLGTQLLYKFERPQYAEILAEHPDMPMSQVYGAPHLLRLFVRIGAMLAYTPLDEKSLALLLSYLQDFLKYLVKNSSTLFSAIDYEVAPPEYHRKAV, encoded by the exons ATGGCGCCAAAACAGGACCCTAAACCTAAATTTCAAGAAG GTGAAAGAGTCCTGTGCTTCCATGGGCCATTGCTCTATGAGGCAAAG tgtgtaaAGATCAATATAAAGGATAAACAGATTAAATACTTCATTCATTACAGCGGATGGAACAAAAA CTGGGATGAATGGGTTCCTGAAAGCAGAGTTCTCAAATATGTGGACAGCAACCTTGCGAAACAAAAAGAGCTTCAAAAGGCCAATCA GGACCATTatgttgagggaaagatgaGGGGTTTAGCACCAAGCAAGAAGATTGCTGctgtgcagcagaaaaatgttgATCT GAAagtgaaaaaggcaaaacagaaGA CCCCAGGGCCGGGTGAAGGTACCAGCAGCGGAGAAACACCCCAGGGACCACGGAAGAAGAGGGCTCGGGTTGATCCCACTGTGGAGAGT GAGGAGATGTTCACCAACCGCGTGGAGGTGAAAGTGAAGATCCCCGAGGAGCTGAAACCCTGGCTGGTGGACGACTGGGACCTGATCACCCGACAAAAACAg TTATTTCATCTGCCTGCTAAGAAGAATGTAGAGACTGTCTTGGAGGACTATGCAAACTATAAGAAATCAAAAGGAAACTCAGACAATAA GGAGTATGCAGTAAACGAGGTGGTGGCGGGGATCCGGGAGTACTTTAATGTCATGCTGGGCACTCAGCTGCTATACAAGTTCGAAAGGCCGCAGTATGCCGAGATCCTGGCTGAACACCCGGACATGCCGATGTCTCAGGTGTACGGAGCGCCACACTTGCTGCGCCTCTTTG TTCGTATTGGAGCCATGCTGGCCTACACTCCACTGGACGAGAAGAGTCTGGCTTTGCTGCTCAGTTACCTCCAAGATTTCCTAAA GTACCTGGTAAAGAATTCATCCACCCTCTTCAGTGCCATCGACTACGAAGTTGCACCCCCAGAGTACCACCGCAAGGCTGTGTGA
- the LOC121606951 gene encoding relaxin-3 receptor 1: protein MNEENESVCLNRSLTDMDSFSNLEDIDVTADGSPVLRFLICLVYSVVCAAGLVGNLLVLFFIRVKHERKKSRVNFFVLNLAVTDLQFVLTLPFWAVDTALDFSWPFGDAMCKIILSVTVMNMYASVFFLTAMSVTRYWSVASALKNRTAHKSCSTKLICVVIWTLATLATAPTSIFSTVSNVTGEKLCLLKFPGGQYWLAVYHIQKILVGFVLPMSIVSISYIMLLRFIRIRSMKTSNPKRRSQVTKSVTIVVLSFFLCWMPNHAITLWSVLVKLNAANWDKSYYIVHTYVFPLTVCLAHTNSCLNPIIYCLMRKEFRNKLRDLIRRG from the coding sequence atgaatgaagaaaatgaaagcgTTTGTTTGAACAGGTCCCTGACGGACATGGACAGTTTCAGCAACCTGGAAGACATCGACGTGACAGCTGACGGGAGCCCGGTTCTGAGATTCCTCATCTGCCTCGTTTATTCTGTGGTCTGCGCTGCGGGTCTGGTGGGCAACCTGCTGGTCCTCTTCTTCATCAGGGTCAAGCATGAGAGGAAGAAGTCCAGAGTGAACTTCTTCGTGCTCAACTTGGCAGTGACGGACCTTCAGTTCGTGCTCACGCTGCCCTTCTGGGCCGTGGACACCGCGCTGGACTTCAGCTGGCCGTTTGGAGACGCCATGTGCAAAATCATCCTCTCGGTCACCGTGATGAACATGTACGCCAGCGTCTTTTTCCTCACCGCCATGAGTGTGACCCGCTACTGGTCAGTGGCCTCGGCTCTGAAGAACAGAACCGCGCACAAGTCCTGCTCCACCAAACTGATCTGCGTAGTTATTTGGACACTGGCGACTCTGGCGACTGCGCCGACGTCGATTTTCTCAACTGTGAGCAATGTAACCGGagaaaaactgtgtttgctgaagTTTCCCGGTGGACAGTACTGGTTGGCAGTTTATCACATACAGAAAATACTCGTAGGTTTCGTACTGCCTATGTCCATCGTGTCCATCAGCTACATCATGCTGCTGCGTTTCATCCGCATTCGGAGTATGAAAACAAGCAACCCCAAACGAAGATCCCAGGTTACAAAATCAGTCACCATCGTCGTGTTGTCCTTCTTTCTGTGCTGGATGCCAAACCACGCCATCACCCTGTGGAGTGTACTGGTCAAACTGAACGCTGCGAACTGGGACAAATCGTACTACATCGTGCACACGTACGTGTTCCCACTGACCGTCTGTCTGGCGCACACCAACAGCTGCCTGAACCCGATTATCTACTGCCTCATGAGGAAGGAGTTCAGAAACAAACTACGAGATCTGATACGCAGAGGATAG